One Hyphomicrobium sp. CS1GBMeth3 DNA segment encodes these proteins:
- the purS gene encoding phosphoribosylformylglycinamidine synthase subunit PurS — MKARIKITLKPGVLDPQGKAIQNALGALGFAGVNDVRQGKYLEVDVAGMSEEQARTEVDRMCRELLANTVIENYSYELAP; from the coding sequence ATGAAAGCCCGCATCAAGATCACCCTCAAACCCGGCGTTCTCGACCCGCAGGGGAAGGCCATCCAGAACGCCCTCGGCGCGCTCGGCTTCGCGGGCGTCAATGACGTGCGCCAGGGCAAGTACCTCGAGGTCGACGTCGCCGGCATGAGCGAGGAGCAGGCGCGCACGGAAGTGGACCGCATGTGCCGCGAGCTTCTCGCCAATACGGTGATCGAGAACTACAGCTACGAGCTGGCGCCCTGA
- the purQ gene encoding phosphoribosylformylglycinamidine synthase subunit PurQ yields MLRASVIVFPGSNCDRDVKTALERITGFPVKMVWHGDATVPASDLIVLPGGFSYGDYLRCGAMAAHSPIMRDVVAKAKAGTPVLGICNGFQILCESGLLPGVLMRNASLRFICRDVHIKVENDATFFTNCYRKGEAIRVPIAHAEGNYFADEETLDRLEGEGRVAFRYSDAEGNVSPETSPNGAQRNIAGITDQTGRILGMMPHPERLYEQMLGGTDGRRVFESALVNAVAAMG; encoded by the coding sequence ATGCTGCGCGCTTCCGTCATCGTCTTTCCCGGCTCCAACTGCGATCGCGACGTCAAGACGGCGCTGGAGCGGATCACGGGCTTTCCGGTGAAAATGGTCTGGCACGGAGATGCCACGGTGCCGGCGTCGGATCTGATCGTGCTGCCCGGCGGCTTCTCCTACGGCGATTACCTGCGCTGCGGTGCCATGGCGGCGCATTCGCCGATCATGCGCGACGTCGTGGCCAAGGCGAAAGCCGGGACGCCGGTTCTCGGCATTTGCAATGGCTTTCAGATCTTGTGCGAATCCGGGCTGCTCCCGGGCGTGCTGATGCGCAATGCGTCGCTGCGCTTCATCTGCCGCGACGTGCATATCAAGGTCGAGAACGACGCCACGTTCTTCACCAACTGCTACCGCAAGGGCGAGGCCATCCGCGTGCCCATCGCCCACGCGGAGGGGAACTATTTCGCAGACGAAGAGACGCTCGACCGGCTCGAGGGTGAGGGTCGGGTGGCGTTCCGCTATTCAGACGCGGAGGGCAACGTTTCGCCGGAGACGAGCCCGAACGGTGCGCAGCGCAATATCGCCGGCATCACGGACCAGACGGGACGCATCCTCGGCATGATGCCCCATCCCGAGCGTCTCTATGAGCAGATGCTTGGCGGGACAGACGGCAGGCGCGTGTTCGAAAGCGCGTTGGTGAACGCCGTTGCGGCCATGGGATAA